The following proteins are co-located in the Malus sylvestris chromosome 13, drMalSylv7.2, whole genome shotgun sequence genome:
- the LOC126595411 gene encoding uncharacterized protein LOC126595411 — protein MTNINMSSFTNEIERADPPHGFTMPHFILYKGDEDPNQHLKHYRSTMILYRNNDALMCKIFATTLEGEAQDWFQTLPPQSIGSFNELSFVFTKEYSSNHSIKRTFDHLFSIVKDPWETIRDYVKRFKAEKAKIVSCNEDIATTAFRNGLPTEHPLFRKLIMGEKLTLAALYALAKKHALWDEAKQSNKNESEKKHMERSPTREDLASETFTEFTVPIGQILRKLKNEPWFELPPPMKGYLTRLDHTKYCAFHQGPGHTTNGYLKWKQYLEKLTNEGRCDEYLDKSTKRPTQAREVSITP, from the coding sequence atgaccaacataaacaTGTCATCATTCACGAATGAGATCGAGCGGGCAGATCCACCTCACGGGTTCACTATGCCTCACTTCATTCTATACAAAGGAGATGAAGATCCAAATCAACATCTCAAGCACTACCGCAGTACCATGATCCTCTACAGGAATAACGATGCGCTTATGTGCAAAATTTTTGCTACAACTCTAGAAGGTGAGGCGCAAGACTGGTTTCAAACTCTGCCGCCGCAGTCGATCGGGAGTTTTAATgaactttcttttgttttcactaAGGAGTATTCGTCTAACCACTCAATCAAAAGAACATTTGACCATCTCTTCAGCATCGTAAAAGACCCTTGGGAGACAATTCGTGACTATGTCAAGAGATTCAAAGCGGAGAAAGCCAAGATTGTTAGTTGCAACGAAGACATAGCAACGACAGCATTTAGAAATGGACTTCCCACTGAACATCCTTTATTCAGAAAACTGATCATGGGAGAAAAACTGACCCTAGCAGCTTTGTATGCTTTGGCAAAAAAACATGCACTATGGGACGAGGCCAAGCAGTCTAACAAAAACGAGTCAGAAAAGAAGCACATGGAACGTTCCCCAACCAGAGAAGACTTAGCGTCTGAAACATTCACCGAATTCACAGTTCCAATCGGCCAAATTCTTCGCAAGCTAAAAAACGAACCTTGGTTCGAACTGCCACCACCCATGAAAGGTTATCTTACCAGGCTGGATCATACAAAGTATTGCGCATTCCATCAAGGACCAGGCCACACTACCAACGGTTACCTGAAGTGGAAGCAGTATCTTGAAAAGCTGACAAATGAGGGCCGATGCGACGAGTATCTTGACAAGTCAACGAAACGACCTACACAAGCAAGGGAAGTCTCCATCACCCCCTAA